The following is a genomic window from Brachionichthys hirsutus isolate HB-005 chromosome 15, CSIRO-AGI_Bhir_v1, whole genome shotgun sequence.
TTATGAAAAGTCGAAGATAAAGGTGGTATCTCCCGTGGTGTGCAAGCATGCACAATTTATACAATATTCACAATAGAAATTAACTTCAACCATCAGAAATAAAAGCGCTATTGCTTCAGTAAATGCAGCCTAATATTCATTCCCTGTTGTGATTTTATGTTGAAGGGAGAGACCCAGCTTCCGGTTTGCTGCAGCTGGTCGCGTCTCGGGGCGGGTCCGCAGCTCCACCTGAATCACCTTGTCCGGTTCACCGGAGCAGCGTCAGAAGGGATCAGTGATGCGTTCACGTCACGCACACCCTGTTAATCCCAGAACCACTCAGATTAACGAATTATTAAAGAGAGATCAATATCAATAAGAaattatactactactatataTATGAAAATTACAATACTGGTTCATATGTACTTTGTAAAAGCCTTAAAGACCTGAATACCCCATTCAAATAAAACGACTGATTTACTGTGAGTGATCAATGAGTTTTGGAACGTTTTTACTACCTTGCCGTACTTCAAGTTCATACATcagaaagaaatatttatttcctgtacatttatttgattgCTCTAGCCGATGTCTGAGCCATCCTGAGCATtgttaaatacatatttactcttgcaaaaataataatttagagtctttttttaaatcaatacacATTTTACAAATAAGTATAAACTTTCTACtatattagtttattttcattaatcCAGGACTGGTACAAATCCAGCAAATGTAGTTGCTGTCAAATTAGTAGCTGTTGCAACTTCCAAACAATTAAAGACTTCAACCAGCAGATATTTAGGGAAAGACAACGCATACCTGAGAATTCAAGTAATAAAAAGACGCATCGATAGCCcaaacatgttttattaaattcaCAACTCATCACCATAATATAAAGTGAACTCTGCAATCACTTCAACATCGAATCGGTTCAATATTTAACCATGTAAGAAAGATGATTTCTAAAGCAGCTTGAGCCCAACGTGGTTCTTGTGTTTGGAGATGATCCATTAGGCCTCACGAGGGGAAACGGCCTCTGTGAGACCATGTGGAGGTCAAAAGAGAAGCGCCGACAGGAAGAAGGGACTCGTCAGTTTGCTTCATTCTTTGAGGCCTCGTCAAAGTTCTCCACGAGGTCTGCAAGACACCAAATAGCAACGTGCATTTACAGAACGCGACGCAAATGACTCGAGTCGAACATAAAGAGGCAGAAAAACTTGAATGATCTACCTGGAACGtcatcgtcctcttcctcatctaTTTCTTCCTCGACTGCTTTCATGTCCATCGCTGGAAAATacggaaggaggaagagaaacgaCGTGAATCCGAGTTTGGCTGAAACCTACGAAGCTTTGGGGAATCACGGTAGGCGTACGTTAAAAAAGGCCATGCAGGAAATAGACGTGTCACGGATGAATAGAGCTGGACTCAATCGGTAGCTCacccaatcaatcaatcaatcaatcaatcaatcagtcagtcaatGCCAGCCTCCGCTGctgcagtgaccccccccactgTCGGAACCTTACGTCGACCGACTGCGTGCTGGTGCGTGCGCTTACGTTGCCGTGGAAACCGCTCGGCCAGCTTGCGGAggctgccgaggctgtcggCGCCCAGCTGGCTCAGGATGCCCGGCAGCATCTCCGTCAGCTGCTTGGTCTCGGCGTGGCCCGTGACGGCGAACGTGTTGGCAGAAAGAGACGCCTGCACTTTGGGGTTGTTGAAGTGGATCACTGTCCCGTCGTCTTTGATCATATTCacctacaacccccccccaaaaaaaaaccacgtTTACAGCCAATGAAACATCAGCAGTACTTAATGTCCCAAGACGTGAACCAGATTAGTCTCTAATCCTCGTGTTAATCCGCTTAATccgagacaaacaaacacaaacaccagaagTGAGTCTGTCATTTCCACAATGGCTAACGGTGTACAgcgtcgccccctgctggccacgACGGACGTTTCCTGTCGTTCTTGGGCCGACCCGGTTTGGACGCTGCTGCTGGTATTCTGGGATGTTTCGGGGCCGTCGCTGGGCAACACAGATTCTTCTGTTGGGTTGCGGTCTGGAGACCGGCTGGGCCGCTCCGGGACCTTGGCATGCGTCTAACGGAGCCACGCCTTGGTTTCCCGGGCGGTGTGTTCGGGATCACCGTCATGCTGGAAGACCGACGTTCCATCTCCAATGCTCAAAATCTCACGAAACCTGACCTCATCCACCCGGATCAGTCGTCCTGACCCCGTCGCAGAAAAGCAGTCCCAAAACacaacgtccccccccccgtgcgcCACGGTGGGTTTGGCGTTCTTCCCTCTCCAAACACGGCGAGTGGAGTTGATGCCAAAGAGTCTCGTCTGACCGTGTGACATTCAACCCTCCTTAAACAGGGGGCCGTTGGGCCATCGTAGGACGTTAACCCAAGCCGACGTAGCGTGTTACTAAGAGGAACCTTTGTGACTGCGTCACTgaaggttctgttcaaggtttctgtctgttaaaggaaagtttttcctttaaagtgcttgctcttgtgctacacctgtaaagtgcctgttataattaaaaatcatacaatgtgacttcctgtgtaaaacgctcacctcctctattcaaacgttcctgtaagttcttcctgtgtaaaacgctcacctcctcgattcaaacgttcctgtaagttcttcctgtgtaaaacgctcacctcctctattcaaacgttcctgtaagttcttcccgtgtaaaacgctcacctcctctattcaaacgttcctgtaagttcttcctgtgtaaaacgctcacctcctctattcaaacgttcctgtaagttcttcctgtgtaaaacgctcacctcctcgattcaaacgttcctgtaagttcttcctgtgtaaaacgctcacctcctcgattcaaacgttcctgtaagttcttcctgtgtaaaacgctcacctcctctattcaaacgttcctgtaagttcttcccgtgtaaaacgctcacctcctctattcaaacgttcctgtaagttcttcctgtgtaaaacgctcacctcctctattcaaacgttcctgtaagttcttcctgtgtaaaacgctcacctcctcgattcaaacgttctcctgtaagttcttcccgtgtaaaacgctcacctcctctatcaaacgttcctgtaagttcttcccgtgtaaaacgctcacctcctctattcaaacgttcctgtaagttcttcctgtgtaaaacgctcacctcctctattcaaacgttcctgtaagttcttcctgtgtaaaacgctcacctcctctattcaaacgttctcctgtaagttcttcccgtgtaaaacgctcacctcctctattcaaacgttcctgtaagttcttcctgtgtaaaacgctcacctcctctattcaaacgttctcctgtaagttcttcccgtgtaaaacgctcacctcctctattcaaacgttcctgtaagttcttcctgtgtaaaacgctcacctcctctattcaaacgttcctgtaagttcttcccgtgtaaaacgctcacctcctctattcaaacgttcctgtaagttcttcctgtgtaaaacgctcacctcctctattcaaacgttcctgtaagttcttcctgtgtaaaacgctcacctcctctattcaaacgttcctgtaagttcttcctgtgtaaaacgctcacctcctctattcaaacgttctcctgtaagttcttcctgtgtaaaacgctcacctcctctattcaaacgttctcctgtaagttcttcccgtgtaaaacgctcacctcctctattcaaacgttcctgtaagttcttcctgtgtaaaacgctcacctcctctattcaaacgttcctgtaagttcttcccgtgtaaaacgctcacctcctctattcaaacgttcctgtaagttcttcccgtgtaaaacgctcacctcctctattcaaacgttcctgtaagttcttcctgtgtaaaacgctcacctcctctattcaaacgttcctgtaagttcttcctgtgtaaaacgctcacctcctctattcaaacgttctcctgtaagttcttcccgtgtaaaacgctcacctcctctattcaaacgttcctgtaagttcttcctgtgtaaaacgctcacctcctctattcaaacgttcctgtaagttcttcctgtgtaaaacgctcacctcctctattcaaacgttctcctgtaagttcttcctgtgtaaaacgctcacctcctctattcaaacgttctcctgtaagttcttcctgtgtaaaacgctcacctcctctattcaaacgttcctgtaagtttttcccgtgtaaaacgctcacctcctctatttaaacgttcctgtaagttcttcctgtgtaaaacgctcacctcctctattcaaacgttcctgtaagttcttcccgtgtaaaacgctcacctcctctattcaaacgttcctgtaagttcttcctgtgtaaaacgctcacctcctctattcaaacgttcctgtaagttcttcctgtgtaaaacgctcacctcctctattcaaacgttcctgtaagttcttcctgtgtaaaacgctcacctcctctattcaaacgttcctgtaagttcttcctgtgtaaaacgctcacctcctctattcaaacgttcctgtaagttcttcctgtgtaaaacgctcacctcctctattcaaacgttcctgtaagttcttcccgtgtaaaacgctcacctcctctattcaaacgttcctgtaagttcttcctgtgtaaaacgctcacctcctctattcaaacgttcctgtaagttcttcctgtgtaaaacgctcacctcctctattcaaacgttctcctgtaagttcttcctgtgtaaaacgctcacctcctctattcaaacgttctcctgtaagttcttcctgtgtaaaacgctcacctcctctattcaaacgttcctgtaagttcttcctgtgtaaaacgctcacctcctctattcaaacgttcctgtaagttcttcccgtgtaaaacgctcacctcctctattcaaacgttcctgtaagttcttcctgtgtaaaacgctcacctcctctattcaaacgttcctgtaagttcttcccatgtaaaacgctcacctcctctattcaaacgttctcctgtaagttcttcctgtgtaaaacgctcacctcctctattcaaaccttcctgtaagttcttcctgtgtaaaacgctcacctcctctattcaaacgttcctgtaagttcttcctgtgtaaaacgctcacctcctctattcaaacgttctcctgtaagttcttcccgtgtaaaacgctcacctcctctattcaaacgttcctgtaagttcttcccgtgtaaaacgctcacctcctctattcaaacgttcctgtaagttcttcctgtgtaaaacgctcacctcctctattcaaacgttcctgtaagttcttcctgtgtaaaacgctcacctcctctattcaaacgttctcctgtaagttcttcctgtgtaaaacgctcacctcctctattcaaacgttctcctgtaagttcttcctgtgtaaaacgctcacctcctctattcaaacgttcctgtaagttcttcctgtgtaaaacgctcacctcctctattcaaacgttcctgtaagttcttcctgtgtaaaacgctcacctcctctattcaaacgttctcctgtaagttcttcctgtgtaaaacgctcacctcctctattcaaacgttctcctgtaagttcttcctgtgtaaaacgctcacctcctctattcaaacgttcctgtaagttcttcctgtgtaaaacgctcacctcctctattcaaacgttctcctgtaagttcttcccgtgtaaaacgctcacctcctctattcaaacgttcctgtaagttcttcccgtgtaaaacgctcacctcctctattcaaacgttcctgtaagttcttcctgtgtaaaacgctcacctcctctattcaaacgttcctgtaagttcttcccgtgtaaaacgctcacctcctctattcaaacgttcctgtaagttcttcctgtgtaaaacgctcacctcctctattcaaacgttctcctgtaagttcttcctgtgtaaaacgctcacctcctctattcaaacgttctcctgtaagttcttcctgtgtaaaacgctcacctcctctattcaaacgttcctgtaagttcttcctgtgtaaaacgctcacctcctctattcaaacgttcctgtaagttcttcctgtgtaaaacgctcacctcctctattcaaacgttcctgtaagttcttcccatgtaaaacgctcacctcctctattcaaacgttcctgtaagttcttcccatgtaaaacgctcacctcctctattcaaacgttctcctgtaagttcttcctgtgtaaaacgctcacc
Proteins encoded in this region:
- the LOC137904422 gene encoding transcription factor BTF3 homolog 4-like codes for the protein MNQEKLAKLQEQVRIGGKGTARRKKKVVHKTATADDKKLQSSLKKLAVNNIAGIEEVNMIKDDGTVIHFNNPKVQASLSANTFAVTGHAETKQLTEMLPGILSQLGADSLGSLRKLAERFPRQPMDMKAVEEEIDEEEDDDVPDLVENFDEASKNEAN